The sequence GCAGGATGCCAAGCGCCAATGCAGGCTACTTTCCGCAGACCCCTGTGGGTCTTGCGGGGCAGCTTTTTGGTATGCCAGCGGCTGGTGACCCCTTTGTATCCCTTGCCCTTCGTGACTCCAATGACGTCTATCATCTCATCTTGGCCAAAGACAGTTGACACAGGAACTTGCTGTTCCAGCTTCTCCCGGGCCCAATCCACTTTCTCAGCAATGGTGCCATCATTCACTTGGATCTCCATCAGGTGAGAGTGCTTCTGCCGCAACAGAAGCAAACACATCTGAGTGTGAGCTATGACCCGGATAACCTGGCAGTACTTCTTCATGCTACTGAAATCCTTCTCTAGCTGCTTTTTGCCCTCCTCATCCTGCCACTTCTTGCAATACTTGGTGAAGTGAAACAGCCTCCAGAATCTGTGTCCCCAAATGGAACAGGGCACCCTTTCCTTACTCATTTTCCAAGCAAGGAACAGTCCAGTCCTGAATAACAACCGCTAACTGTTTCATGCTTTTCCCCTTTGAATAAGAACACGATGACTGTCCGATTTGTTCAGGACCGTGTTATTTCTCACCTGGAAAAATATcaatagtgttgccaactctcacaggCACCAGTCTTGTGATATTTAGTGCTTTTGTGAAAGCGCCAGGTCCAGAAATTGGGTGGTTATGTGAGAATCTCCGCtcttttgcccccctccccctttttttttttacagtaaattTGTAGCCTTCATGCtcgtgaagaaaagcttgaaaacaggaACCCTCATCACCGGAaggcaacttttttttaaaaacaaccaccCTTAAACGGTAATGGGTAAACtaatctgggggggagggggggccggTTCATTTCCGTACACGGGGGCTTGGTACTCCTGCCCCGGCTCGCTTTGGAGAGGCAGATTCCCAGGGGCAGGTTTTCACAGCGCTCCGTGGGGGGAGCAGCCGgcgggccccggggggggggaagcacgtGGCCGGGGGAAGCCCTGCGCGCCGGTAGCCCCGACTAGCAGCCATCCCCCCGGGCTAGGCCTGCACCCGGCGCTGGACGGcggccagctccctgccagcgCAGACTGGGGGCGAGGCTCCCCGCGGCGCAGGGCGGAGCCGGCCCGGGAAGCCGGCGCTGCCCAGCGGCTGCCTCCTCGCAGCAGAGGGCGGGACTCGTTCCGCCGACTGCAGCCCCCGGCCGGCGCTAGGCTGGGCGGGCCGAGCCGGGACCGCCTCCTCGTCCTGCCTCTAGCAAACATGGCTGCAGCCGCGGCCGCCCCGGCCGTGAAGGTAAGAGGCGCTGCGGGCTCCCGGCCGGGCCCAGGCGGggagattccccccccctccccccggcctaGCCTgtgcaccgcccccccccccacgcggGAGCCCCTGGCGGCCGCCGCGGGGCGCGGACGGGTCAGGCGGGGGCACGTGGGCTCCGAGGGAGGCGCCTCTGCGGCTGGGTGCATGTGGCCGGGGCGCGTGGGCTCGGGGTGAGCGGCGTCTGCTCTGCTGTGATGCTCGGCAGCGCCCTCCCGCCCCAGCGCcctccctgctgggggggggggggggagcacgcACGGCCCCGTCTGGCCGGGCCCCCCCCGTCTGGCCGGGCCCCGCTGCTCGTGTTGCCGGGCACCCCCCAGCGGGCACAGTGCGGACATGTTGAGGCCTCCAACGTGTGTTCTGGTCCCATACACGTCTCCTTGCAGGGTTTCCTTGTCGAGcctggaggggaggcagggggctgcgttCCTTTACCGGTGCCATACAGGCTCGCCGGGCGCCGCTTCGGCAGCAGCTGAGCACGGCAACGCAGCAACTCTGGGTGTCTAAGAAGCCACCCTTTAAAAGCGAAAGTTAGACACTGTTGTCGCCCTCGGCATCCTGTGCTCTACCAAAAGCTATTTCTGGGCTCTGGTCAAGCGGTGGGTGAAAGCATGATTATTAACTAGATCAGTGTCTTGTTTACTGTAGGTTTGCCAGGTATTGATTTGTTAACTGGCTGCTGCTTTGGGGGTTTGCTTTCTCCCCCACTGCATTTATAGTACTGAATGCCCATAGTTAAGGCTACGGGGACCCTGCAGAATTCTGTTGTAGTCCTGTCTTCACTGACCTGACTTTCTGAAAACTGTAGATGATCCTACTTGTGTATCTTGGGAAATAAAAGCTAGGAGAAGCCAGGTTCATCTGCGCTGAGGCTCTGTGCTATCCATCACACACTAGCTTCCCAGACCCCCTCCCTGGGAGCGCTGCTGCAAGGGTCCACTATCCTCCAGCTCATGGGATAATTGATTCTATTAATACTGATTTAGCAGTCATTTAGGTgttaagattgtaaactctttgggagcaGGGACTACTTTCTGTTTTATGTTTGTACTGTAGCCTGTACAATGGGGTCTCTAGGCCCTATGATGCACACCAATGACAGAGGCTCCGTAGTTTTAGCTGCTATGCTTAGCCTTGGCCCACTCTGTAGGACATGCTTTTTGGACCTGGGAAACAAGGAAGACTGGAAGAAGCTCCCACAGTTCTTGAGGTCAATGTGTAGACAAGTAATTTGGGGTATCCCGGTTAGTGTCTGCCTTTTCCATGATTGGGGTGGGCCAAGTCTCCCTCACAAGGATATCTGTCCATTGAGGTACTATCTGCGCTGCTGCGTCCCTGACAACCCACAAGAAGGTCTATGAAAGCAGGGCTTGCTGCAGCAGTAAACTTTGTGCTTCCATGCTGCCACCAGGCCCATGTGCTGTGTTGCCTAACTCCAGCCTCTTCGGACCACCCCAGGGGCCTgggaaacaggaagaggaagaagagcagCCGGACTGGCTTGTGGAAGGGAAGCATGAAGTCCAATGCTGGAGCTGATGtggtttttcttcttcaagtggtcACAGCTGTGTATTCCCCTCAGGTGCATGCATACCTGAGTGGAATGCATATCTGCACCCACCTCTCAAAGAACAATGGTTACAGGTaaaataactggtttcagagtgaaggagtacttgtggcaccttagagactaacaaatttattagagcataagctttcgtgagctacagctcacttcatcggatgtacagtagcagccgtgttagtctgtatccacaaaaagaaaaggaggacttatggcaccttagagactaacaaatttatttgagcataagctttcgtgagctacagctcacttcatcggatgcattcagtggaaaataactGGCTTTTATCTGTCAGTTCCTCTCCTTAGAGGGGAAGCTGCTCTAATGATCTTTTGCTGGTTCCTTTAGAGAGAACTACCTGCCTGGGAGGCTGAAACCTGTCCCCAACCATGATTAGCACAGTTGTGGCACAAGGAAAGAGGGATGATGATTTCCCCCAGCTCCTAGTTAGCTCATCTTCTCTCTGCAGCAAACTTACTCTGATTCTGCATTGCCCCTCCCCACTGTGAAGCACTCATCCTTTcctccccagctctctgcagTGGCTTCCAGTTGTTGCCAAAGGGTAGGTAAGGGTGCTGGACTCATGCCTCTATTATTCATTCCTCCCATATTGCACTAGGTTATCCTCCTATTTGCCAATCTCCATTGTTCCATCTGCAGCCACTCCTAAAATCCCTACCCACTCTTGTATTCCCCCAACACCACAGGGTAGGTTGGGGGGGCATACCTTTCCCCCAGCAATGCCCACCAGTGTAatccactcccccatccccatgatGGTGCTCCTCATTCCTGCAATTTGACATAAGACCTTCCCTGCATTGGTGACATTCCCAGAGATGAAAGCTGTCTGTGGGCTGTGATGGTAGCTCCAGCTCCTCAAACAGCATCATAGCAAAGGGTCCCTCTCTCTGACACCCACTTGTGAGTTTAAATTTGTCAGCTTTATATTGCAAAGGGAGTGTGTTCAAATCCCATTGCACCCGTGATTTTTGTTACTAGAAATTTAGAAATAGAATCTACTTTCTATTAGTGGAACTAAGTTTTGCTGtgatttttaaagcagaaaataaaaaaatagtgtcACATGGATTGCgttttgggaggagggaaggagtaAGAGTAAGGTCAGTTAGGAAAAAGAACAGTTTGGCTGTATTGTGGATTCTCAACCAGGGAGTCACAATCACCCTGCCCATCCCATAGAGCTTAATGAGAGGGGTTACAGCTATATCCTGGCTTGACAAAAAAAGTAGTAGTGAAAATCAAGGAGGTAGCTCAAGTTCTACAGACATCGGCCAGTTTCATCAGCCAGCTGATAATATGGTGAAGAACCCCATATCTCCAGTTtgcattgttttctttaattacaaagtttatcatttttactgaaTAGAACAATTCAGTTTGAAAAGCACTCTCTGCAGAAATTATCCTCAATCTTAAATTCTGGGCTGAAGTTATGTTGGCAGACGTGGTTCCTAAAACCAACTTAATTATTAGccccttttattcatttttttagaaTTTCAAAGAATAATAAAAACCTTTCACAATTTCTATCCTGATTTGTAGGAGTTACAAAATTCAGCAAACACTGAAGAGTATGTGAACAATTTCCAGCCTCTGTTTAGATCGTGGTTTGTGATTGGTCCcataaggatatgtctatacttcaGTCACAGGTGCAATAACAGCTTTTGTAGACATACTTCCACTAGACATACTTCCTGGgcgaattctgtgccaaaaaaattaaaaattctgcgcacagtattttaaaattctgcatatattATTTGtcaataacacaatataatcactccagtttcaattattttggtaacttatttcaaaatacctgtcagaaaATATgtcaacaatacagacaacaatgaaaaaagattgcccaggagtagagagttaaagaaacccaaGTGGGAGCATGCTGGAGGGGACTGTGTCagctcccccagagcccagacacctcAACTCCCTCTCTCCAGAACCCAGCCGTGGAGCACCTCCCAGTTCCAGCACCCTctttccccccagagcccagctgcaggatgCCCCTAGAGCCCAGATGCCTGCACCTCCctttccccagagcccagccaccaACAACTGTATCCCgctgcccccagagcccagctgcgggGCACCCCTAGAGTCCAGATGcctgcacctccctctccccagaaCCCAGCCACCAATAACTGCATTCCACTCCCCCCCGCCAGACCCTGGCTGCagggcacccccagcccagacacctgcacctcCCTCTCCCAGGACCTTTACTCCCCCCAGCTTCTTTACTGTCCCACAGAGGGACGCAGTGCCCTTCCTCACCCTTTGCCTGAGCCGGGGCTCCCAgaccctctcccatccccaggcGGATGATGATCAAGCAAGGCTTCAGAACTTGCAGAGCCTCCATCCCCACCGGGCTGGTGCTCTGTGAGCTACAGTGACCCTAATGGccaccagcagctctgcagccccagttctgcagggaaaacatcaaattctgtgcaaattctgcatttcacagtggtgcagaattcccccaggcatAATAGCTAGtacagctaaaaatagcactgaagATGCAGCAGGGACATTCATACGTTTTCACGTTGCTAATCTGTGCAGAagttcataggtgctggaactagaggggggggttgctgcagcaccccctgccttgaagtggtttccattatatacaggatttacagtgtGGTCCAatgtctctcagcacccccactatacaaattgttacTGCACCCCTGCAGAAGTCCATGCCAGTGTCATCTCTGCTACTTTTAGTATACTAGTTAGATTAAccctagtgtgggtatgtctacgtGACCTGCAAATCCCACCTTTGATTGCCATGTAGATGTTGTTTCTACTCCATATGGGGATGACTGAGTAATAAATATCCCATAATACTTCAGGTACAGTCTTTGAGGCAAATCATAGCGTTCAGGACTCTTGAGTATTTTCATGAACAAAGCAGTAGTTGTCCAAATATTCATGATCTGTGAATAACACTAAAGCAAAAATCTCCATTCTTATTATAAAAATTATAAGcaaatattattgtgattttatttttcttccctagTGTGCCTATTTGGATTATACAGTGTATTAAGGATTTagttaaaggaaaaggagtacttgtggcaccttagagactaacaaatttatttgagcataagctttcgtgagctacagctcacttcatcggatgcatttggtggaaaatacagaggggagatttatatacacacacagagaacatgaaacaatgggttttatcatacacactgtaaggagagtgatcacttaagatgagccatcaccagcagcagagggggagggaggaaaacctttcatggtgacaagcaaggtaggctatttccagcagttaacaagaacgtctgaggaatagtggagggttgggtgaggggggagaaataacatggggaaataattttactttgtgtaatgactcatccattcccagtctccattcaagcctaagttaattgtatccagtttgcaaattaattccaatttcgCAGTCTCtcgtttgagtctgtttttgaagatttttttgttgaagaatagccaccctcaggtctgtaatcgagtgaccagagagattgaagtgttctccaattggtttttgaatgttgttattccacacaaagatggactacaagctgtcaggaacactatccccgataatgtcacggctaacctggtggctgaactttgtgactttgtcctcacccataactatttcacatttggggacaatgtataccttcaaatcagcagcactgcgatgggtacccgcatggccccacagtatgccaacatttttatggctgacttagaacaacgcttcctcagctctcgtcccctaatgcccctactctacttgcgctacattgatgacatcttcatcatctggacccatggaaaagaagcccttgaggaattccaccatgatttcaacaatttccatcccaccatcaacctcagcctggaccagtccacacaagagatccacttcctggacactacgctgctaataagcaatggtcacataaacagcaccctatattggaaagctactgaccgctattcttacctacatgcctctagctttcatccagatcataccacacgatccattgtctacagccaagctctacgacaaccgcatttgctccgacccctcagacagagacaaacatctacaagatctctatcatgcattcctacaactacaatacccacctgctgaagtgaagaaacagattgacagatccagaagagtacccagaagtcacctactacaggacaggcccaacaaagaaaataacagaacgccactagccatctccttcagcccccaactaaaacctctccaacacatcatcaaggatctacaacccatcctgaaggacgacccatcactctcacagatcttgggagacaggccagtccttgcttacagacagcctcccaatctgaagcaaatactcaccagcaactacacaacagaaccactaacccaggaacctatccttgcaacaaagcccgttgccaattctgcccacatacctattcaggggacaccatcatagggcctaatcacatcagccacactatcagaggctcgttcacctgcacatctaccaatgtgatatatgccatcatgtgccagcaatgcccctctgccatggacattggtcaaactagacactctctacgtaaaagaataaatggacacaaatcagacgtcaagaattataacaacattcaaaaaccgattggagaacgcttcaatctctctggtcactcgattacagacctgagggtggctattcttcaacaaaaaaaacttcaaaaacggactccaacgagagactgcggaattggaattaatttgcaaactggatacaattaacttaggcttgaatagactgggaatggatgagtcattacacaaagtaaaactatttctcccccccccaccccaccccaccccccactgttcctgagatattcttgttaactgctggaaatagcttaccttgcttgtcacaatgaaaggttttcctccctcccccctgctgctggtgatggctcatcttaagtgatcactctccttacagtacttggcaccttagagactaacaaatttattagagcataagctttcgtgagctacagctcacttctgagctgtagctcacgaaagcttatgctctaataaatttgttagtctctatggtgccacaagtactccttttctttttgcgaatacagactaacacggctgctactctgaaaagggtttAGTTGTTCGCCTgcaataacacacacacagcacaaggtggcaccaaaaggaaaaaaatctgtttatataCTACCGCACAGCAGATGACATGAACCAGGCTTTCACATGGAAAAGTATTTGGCACATAACAAAGACCACAGTCTTTGCTTATTGAAAAGAGATGCCTGATGAGCTAATTGCAATATAATGACACGGCATCTGTAGGGTTTCTATAAACGTAGGGTTGTAGAAATTGAGAGCAAGagacagatttttgttttagatGGTCACTGGGATTTCCACATggtgcttttttttattattattattttgttaagaGATTCACATCCTTAGCTGTATAGCTAGAAACCATTCTGAGAGTTTAGATAACATACTTTTATTACTGACAAGGTATTGGGGGGGCAAAAGAGCAGGgtatgtggttttgtttgttttttaaaagctcaacATGATTTGAGTTCTTCCACTTAAAACTGAGACAAACATTGCAACAGTAACTGCCAATtgaaaaaagcaatatttttgcAGTGTGTAACAGAGGGCAAAATTATTTAAGTGCCAACAGTGTGCTTTGGATTGTAAAAGACCACACAATTAAAAACAGCCACTGCTCTGACGAGCCTAATCTAAttcacattgaagtcagtagaaaacctcccattgatttaagtgagagttggatcagaccctaaaacaCACAAAGATGACTGGTTCCACCGGGAAGCCCAAGGAAGATCTAACTTGGAAGTGTATGTTTCTTTCTCGTTGTATTATTTTATTGTGAAGGCTGCACAACTTTCTTTGATtgaaatatagattcatagatagattcatagatactaaggtcagaagggaccattctgattatatagtcctacctcctgcacagcgcaggctgcagaatctcaaccacccactcctacgaaaaacctcacctatgtctgagctattgaactcctcaaatcatggtttaaagacttcaaggagcagagaagcctccctcaagtcacccttGCCCCATGCAGTATATGCATGTAATATGCAGTAATCAATCAGTTTGCCCTCGGTATTCATTGTGAACATGTGGCACCGACAGTTTAACCGTTTTGCTTTTCTGACTGACAAGAGAACATGAACCAAATCTTTATTCCTATGGATGTAGCTTTGTTGAAGTCAGCATTTGCTAAAACTAAATGAAGATTCCCTCTTTGTTGCTAGCACTATGCTGGAACTTGTTAACTCTGTGCAGACTGCACCAGAacacaaagctttttaaaaaaacaaaacaaaaactgtatCCCCAGCAGAATACGAGTTCACATTCTTCATACTTTTTCACTAACAGAAGATGCCACTATACTGGCTGTGAATACTGGCCCCCTATCGGACACTCTGTGTAGAGGCCTGGTAGTAGAACCAAGAACAGAAATGGTGtttctttgtatgtgtgtaacttaGCTTGGTAGCAGCAGGTGGAGCTGGTACTACTGTAAGGTAATTGCTGATTCGTTGTGGGCCTTGGTTGGAAAGCAAACTCCACATATGGTAATTAGCTTTTTATAACACAAATATAGAGTTATACTAAACCACATTgttactaataaaaataatttcaggtaTTATTAAGCACTACTCTTTTTGAAGGTTACAAGGTTAAAAAGAATACTCTGAACCCAAAAGTAGGTCTAGTGGCACAACTATGAAGTCCCGGTGGGGGGGGTTCTGTGCATAGTGGAAGTGTTCTCGGGTCCCTTTCCAGAATTCTTCTGGGTAAGCAAGGTTGAGTAATTGTAAGATAAGGTGTCTCTGTAGGTGCTGTGGGGTAGTTGGACTATAGCTCCTTAAACCTAGAAGGATACATAATTCATTTGGGCAGCTGAGCTGATCAAAACTAGAATTtcttttctgtgggaaattccagcatttcaaaaaatttcattctgaattggaatgaaaattTCCTAcaaagcattttctgaaaatgttttgttttgggtcatgtttgtttcatttatggcttttatatacagtattttaatattttatgtttatattttttgATTAGGgtttaaagaatttaaaatttatatgaatatatattaatataaaatatatgaaatagtGATTGGTAATTTGAAATTGGTATTTGATTTGCTCATTTCTGATATTCTGACTGGTCATTTGTAATATAATTATTTTGTTATACCATTTTTGCAagaataaaaaattataaaataaatttcaaaacaaaaaagttgtttcaaaacaaTATACCAAAACATTTGTATAAGTTTGAATGGAATGTTCCAGCATTATCAAAATGCTTGGTTTCAAgttttttctaaattaaacttTTATCCAAATCAACAGTCCATGGAGCATTTTGACCAATtgacattttccagtggaaaagcatttcttcagacatttttttgaccagctctagattTAATGgtctccctcttccctccttttttgtgtgtgagtgGATGAAATACTCCTGTATCTGAAGATCACCTTTAAAGTAGCACAAATTAGTTCAGAGGCATAGTTTGCTCTCATATTGTTTTTCAGAATAAATTCCTAATTACTGTTTCAAACATTGCTGGGACCTCCTGCGTCTCCATCAAAAAGAAGTTGAATGGACATAGATCCAtcgaatcataggactggaagggac is a genomic window of Dermochelys coriacea isolate rDerCor1 chromosome 5, rDerCor1.pri.v4, whole genome shotgun sequence containing:
- the LOC119856315 gene encoding 60S ribosomal protein L3-like — its product is MSKERVPCSIWGHRFWRLFHFTKYCKKWQDEEGKKQLEKDFSSMKKYCQVIRVIAHTQMCLLLLRQKHSHLMEIQVNDGTIAEKVDWAREKLEQQVPVSTVFGQDEMIDVIGVTKGKGYKGVTSRWHTKKLPRKTHRGLRKVACIGAWHPARVAFSVA